The DNA segment GCAAGTAAAGAGCTACTGGCCGGGCACAAAGAGAAGGCGTTGGAGCTAGCGGATCGTATAGAAGTCATCGAGGAAAGGGTAGACGATATGCGCGTTGAAACACTAAAAGAAGTCTTCTCCTACTGCGATTCAGCGAGGATCTCTTACTGCCTACTGGCAAAGGAAGTCGTGGACATCTTGGAAGACGCTGCTGACAAGTGTGAAGACGTGGCTGACGTTCTGAGGTCAATTGCACTACTAAGGCGCTAGCAAGCGCTCCACTACTTGCTGTGAACCTAGGAAATACCTTTAGGCCTGCCTAGCGCACGAGAGTCGAGATCGGTGGTAACGACTCGAAAACGGGTGTCCATAGTACCGGGTACCAGTAGGAGAGCGTAAAGATGCGTTTTTAAACCGTCAAGGTCCAGCCTGAATAGGAGTCACGAAGGCTGAGTTAAGCCCCAAACACTACGTATTTAGATCATTTTTAGATTAAAGTTATCAGTGTAATGTTCTTTCATATCTAGGGGCAGGCGGCTGATAGAGCTTGGAAGTGGTCATTACTGGAGGAGCCGGGTTCATTGGGGGGCACATAGCGTTACACTTGGAGGAAAGAGGGTTCGATGTAATCGTTGTAGATAGCTTAGAACGCGCTTCGATGACTAATTACTTAAAAGGTAGAAGAATAAAGGTTATTACCGCCGACTTGAGAGGGCATGTCGAAGTGCCCTGCGCCAATGTAGTGATTCATGCCGCGGCATACGTTGATGTAGCAGAGTCTTTCGAAAAACCCTACGACTACTTCGTTAACAACGTCGCTGTAACGTCTAAAATCGCGAAGAAGGCCTCAGAGTGTAATGCATTCGTGATTTACCTAAGCTCAGCTGCCGTGTACGGTAACCCAGTATACCTGCCTATAGATGAAAATCACCCTACGAGTCCGCTATCACCTTACGGGCTCACGAAACTCATGGGTGAGGAAGTGGTCAAGTTCTATGGTAAACTGGGACTTCAGTACGCTGTTATGAGGCTATTCAACGTCTACGGGCCGTGCCAAAACAGAGCATATGCAGGTGTAATAACAAAGTTCGTGGAAAGGGTCAGGCAGGGGCTCCCCCCGATAATATATGGTGACGGCGACCAGACAAGGGACTTTATACACGTAGATGACGTGGTAAAGTTCATTGAGATGGTCCTCGATAAGAAACCACGGGGCACGTTTAACGTAGGTACTGGTAGAGCCACCTCTATAAGAGAGCTTGCTAAGCTAGTAATAGAGCTTGCTGGTATTGAGGCCGAGCCCGTTTACACCTCCCCGAGACCAGGAGACATAAGGCATAGCGTAGCAGATATAAGGAGGGCGTTAAGCCTGGGCTGGAAACCGCGAGTAGAACTACGAAGTGGCATCAAATCGCTAATTGAAGGCAAGTCGTACTGCCCTTAATAACCACACCCCATTGTAGACGAGAGCTCCTACACGCCTCCATGAAGCTATACGATTCTACGCCTACTCCATACGCATACTTCGACTAACCCCAATGCACCTTCACGCAGGAGCTTAAAATGGCGTTAAGAGCCTCCCACTTATTTAGGGGTTTAAGAACTACATCTATCCCGGTGTTTACATGGACTTCAATGAGCTATTGAGGCTCATAATCGTACTCGCGCTAATCGATTCCATAGATCCCTGCATCTACGCCATATTTGCGCTCATAGTCGTGTCAGCTACGCTCGTAAACCTCAAGTACGCTGTTAAAGCGGGCACCACGTTCATAGCTTCCGTATACTTCGGATACGTGGCGTTCGGCATGCTACTGAGGTACGCTTTCATAAGACTACCAATGCAACTACTAGCAGTACTGTTACTGATATACGGGTTTACTTTACTACTTTACAGCGCTTTAACGAGGAAGAAGGGTTACGTAGGCGAACTTGTTTGCCGCGAGGATGACGTACCTTGTAAAGTGGCATCTATTCTCAGACTCGACAGGCTCGTGTACAAGGGATTGCCTATGATATCGGTTCTAGGGCTGGTGTCGTCGTTCACCTTACTGCCGTGTAGCGCCGGGCTCTTTTTAGCATTCAACGTCATATTGAAGAACTATGAATTCTGGGTCTGGCTACCTTCAACGCTATTTTACGTACTCGTATTCGTGTCGCCCTTAATACTACTGCTACTGGCACTCATATACGTGTCAAAACTCAAGGCAGTATATGACATCCTATTGAAACACGAGAAATTCCTCAAGATGATAGGCTCGTTGATAATGATGTCCACGGCAATTTATATACTATTAACGTATTGACCGTACTACCTTTCCCCTAACTTGAACCCGGTCCTATGACAACCCGCTTCAAGACCGCTCGTGTATTCGTTCTATGATCGCGTTAGGGCTAATCCCCGTTAAGGGTTAGTTGAAATTATTAAGGATGTTACCGCGATGCCCGTTAAGCACTCTTCTTCGCTGTACTCACTAGTGCATTTTCCGATGAGGTCTTCCGGCTCGCTGACTCCTAGTCTAGGTAATAACTCCACGAGGAGCTTCCTGAGCTCGCGTATGTATGTTTCATGCGCGCCGTGCCCTTTAACTTCGAGTACTTTATTCAGGAGTTCGTGTATTGTGTTTATGTTCACGCCCGCCTCCCAAAGTGGTATTACAGCTTCCTTGGCGAGCATCTCAGTTACGTACGGAACGTATCTTAGCGGTGTTACGCGTTCCAGGTACTCATTGAAAGACCTTAAGAGAGCCTCGTAAAGCTCGTCACTCCACGTGCTGGAATACAGGTTAAGATAACATACCACCCGGTAGGTTATGTCGCCTTCGCGATCGACTAGTCCTCGCTCCGAGGTGGAGAGTTCATGTATGCTTGTAGACAAGTCACTCCCCTCTCCAGACTGCTTAATAGAAGAATTTAAAGAGAGCGGTTACTGGCGAACTATTTGCAAAAGAATGCCAAGAGTCACTAGTAATGCTCCTATAAACGTCCTCGCGGACAGCTTCTCCCCTCCAATAAATTTACCAGTAAACTGCGAAAGTATTGGTGTAAACGCAGTCGCGATTACCGCGACTGAAACACCTAACGAGTATATTGCCTGGATGAAAAGCACCATGCCTATACCCCAACCTAGTATGCCAGTGAAGGCTACTGCAATGAGGGCGTGCCCGCAAATACTGGTCCTTTCGCCAACTGTGATGCTCATGAAAAACGTAAATAGGGCAACAGAGATTAGCCTTATGAAAGCTAGCGATAAAACATCAACATACCCCTCTACCGCCTTTATGAGCGCAGTCGCTAATCCCCAGCATATGGCAGCTGAAAACGCGTGGAGTATCCCCTTTTTGTTAACTTTGCCAAGGCCATTACTGAAAGACGCCACGATTACGCCAGTAAAAGCCAATATACTTCCTGCAATAGCCTTGTAGCTCAGTACCTCGTGAAGCATCAGTACTGAGAACGCCTGCGCAAGGAAGATATAGGTGTAACTAATAACCACTGCGAGAGAGCCTCCGAGTAGCTGAATCGAGCGCGTATAAGCAACATCACCCACACCTGGGCCCAGAACTCCTGACAGCACTATTAGAAGCATTATTAACGAAGGAAGCCCGTGTAGATTCATACCACTGAGAAGCATTAGCACTCCTACGACGAGCAATGCTAGTAGAGCTCTTAGAGATGTAAATAGGAATGGAGGCGTGCCTCTCGCAAACCTGTATATTACGGCCGGGTTGAGGCTCCATATCATTGAGGCTATTACCGGTATTAACAGCTCCATGTCAAGTCCCGTTGTTTTGAGTTGTCTATATTCTCCACTTTTAGCTAAACAGGTACCTACGGCCTTAATAAATAACTCTTCTGAGTACGTGAAACCCCTTTACACTACAGCCTGTCTAAAGGTTGAAACCCCGGTGCGGATTGGAAGCACAGGTTTAAAATACCCTTTATCCTCCTTACTAATGTTGAGGGTTTAGTACATCATGAGTTGACTCGGAAATAGGGCGAAGGCATTAACGATAAGAAAAGCCAGTAGACGAGACTTAAAGCAAATAATTGGGATTTACTCCCAATACTTAAATGAACTTGGTAAAGAAAACCCGTACTGGCTTGAGGCCATTCTTAGGTCTAAGTCTAAGAGGGTTATTGTGCTCGCCTGCGAATACAATAAGAAAGTTGTCGGCTTCATCAT comes from the Desulfurococcaceae archaeon genome and includes:
- a CDS encoding NAD-dependent epimerase/dehydratase family protein — its product is MVITGGAGFIGGHIALHLEERGFDVIVVDSLERASMTNYLKGRRIKVITADLRGHVEVPCANVVIHAAAYVDVAESFEKPYDYFVNNVAVTSKIAKKASECNAFVIYLSSAAVYGNPVYLPIDENHPTSPLSPYGLTKLMGEEVVKFYGKLGLQYAVMRLFNVYGPCQNRAYAGVITKFVERVRQGLPPIIYGDGDQTRDFIHVDDVVKFIEMVLDKKPRGTFNVGTGRATSIRELAKLVIELAGIEAEPVYTSPRPGDIRHSVADIRRALSLGWKPRVELRSGIKSLIEGKSYCP
- a CDS encoding DMT family transporter, which codes for MELLIPVIASMIWSLNPAVIYRFARGTPPFLFTSLRALLALLVVGVLMLLSGMNLHGLPSLIMLLIVLSGVLGPGVGDVAYTRSIQLLGGSLAVVISYTYIFLAQAFSVLMLHEVLSYKAIAGSILAFTGVIVASFSNGLGKVNKKGILHAFSAAICWGLATALIKAVEGYVDVLSLAFIRLISVALFTFFMSITVGERTSICGHALIAVAFTGILGWGIGMVLFIQAIYSLGVSVAVIATAFTPILSQFTGKFIGGEKLSARTFIGALLVTLGILLQIVRQ